From a region of the Nitrospira sp. genome:
- a CDS encoding alanine--glyoxylate aminotransferase family protein, whose amino-acid sequence MLKRYLLAPGPTPVPPEVLLTMARPMIHHRAPEFDKLFAEVREDLKWLFQTRNDVLILAASGTGGMEGSVSNFLSPGDKALTINGGKFGERWTKLCKTFGAQVTELKVEWGRAIDPQAVADALKKDPSIKAVYVQASETSTAVAHDVKTLADIVKQYEDTILVVDAITALGVLDLKTDAWGLDVVITGSQKALMLPPGLAFASVSDKAWRLADKAKNAAFYFNFKRERENQQKSTTAYTPAVSLILGLKEVMNILKAEGLEAVFARHAMLAKAMREGVKAAGLSIFPQERPSDALTAISAPEGVDGQAVYKNLRTQYGMTAAGGQDHLKGKIFRISHMGYIDSFDVITALAAVEMVIKGLGHPIKLGSGVAKAQEIIMGKS is encoded by the coding sequence ATGCTCAAACGGTATTTGCTGGCTCCCGGACCTACCCCCGTTCCTCCGGAGGTGCTGCTGACCATGGCCAGGCCGATGATTCATCACCGGGCGCCCGAGTTCGATAAATTATTCGCCGAGGTTCGTGAAGACCTGAAATGGCTGTTCCAAACCAGGAACGATGTCTTGATTCTGGCGGCCTCCGGCACCGGTGGCATGGAAGGGTCGGTGTCCAATTTCCTCTCTCCCGGCGACAAAGCCCTGACGATCAACGGTGGCAAGTTCGGTGAGCGGTGGACGAAGCTCTGTAAGACGTTCGGCGCCCAGGTGACCGAGTTGAAGGTGGAGTGGGGGCGTGCCATCGACCCGCAAGCCGTGGCTGATGCGTTGAAGAAAGACCCATCGATCAAAGCCGTCTATGTGCAGGCGAGCGAAACCTCCACGGCGGTCGCACACGATGTCAAAACCCTGGCCGACATTGTGAAACAGTACGAAGACACCATTCTCGTGGTGGATGCCATTACGGCCCTGGGAGTGCTCGATCTGAAGACTGATGCGTGGGGCCTGGACGTCGTCATCACAGGATCGCAGAAGGCCTTGATGCTGCCCCCGGGATTGGCCTTCGCCAGCGTGAGCGACAAGGCCTGGCGTCTCGCCGATAAAGCCAAGAACGCCGCGTTCTATTTTAATTTCAAGCGGGAGCGTGAGAACCAACAAAAGAGCACGACGGCCTACACGCCAGCAGTGTCCTTGATCTTAGGTCTGAAGGAAGTGATGAACATCCTGAAAGCCGAAGGACTGGAGGCGGTATTTGCACGCCATGCCATGCTGGCGAAGGCCATGCGCGAAGGCGTCAAGGCGGCGGGGCTTTCCATTTTCCCGCAAGAACGGCCAAGCGATGCACTTACGGCCATTTCGGCACCGGAAGGTGTGGACGGGCAGGCAGTCTATAAGAATTTGCGCACCCAGTATGGGATGACGGCGGCAGGTGGTCAGGACCACCTCAAGGGCAAGATCTTCCGTATTTCACATATGGGCTACATCGACAGCTTTGATGTCATCACGGCCTTGGCGGCTGTGGAAATGGTCATCAAAGGCCTGGGCCATCCCATCAAGTTGGGCAGCGGAGTGGCCAAGGCACAAGAGATTATTATGGGGAAGTCGTAA
- a CDS encoding tetratricopeptide repeat protein, which yields MRTTVLLLAALASTTACQTAPPARPAPPVAPAATPTVPRVSPSSSDSRASYHFLLGYQAELEQETEQAIKEYQLALQTDPSSNYLKARLAVLNFTAGDVPAAVRFADEVADAPGLDAQMLGQLGGMYAAAGKPDKALRLFNRAIEQEPQRSEHFFAKGLLLANQKQYGEAEETIRSGIKVSPDSAVGYYYLGRIGVEARDFDKATTHFEQAVTLNPAFEPAYVALGSVYEAKQDRDKAIEIYRRYLQGVNPKNREIRHHLIRLQVSAKQYDEALRELQEILAEDPADLDAQLRMGLVYGEQKNYPKAIQQLAQILTVRPNELKVRDYLGYLYEETKDYSNAMAAYRHNLSLEPSYFEGHLHLGVLLYRTKQYPEAIQHLREASRLNPKLPEAHIVLGLSHFQVEEYEPSLQAFLEGIRHNPDNADLHFNAGTAYDKLNRFDDVVKSMETTLALDPHHADALNYLGYSYAERGVKIEEAIALTKQAVALRPTNGYYVDSLAWAFFKKGLLTEALAEMKRAVALVGDDPVIYEHLGEIHLKQQHLTDGREALLHSLELDPSNDKLMQRFRDLGLGDPSKEERIRQAIRRVSERKALPPVQ from the coding sequence GTGCGAACAACGGTCCTGTTGTTGGCAGCGCTGGCTTCCACCACCGCGTGCCAGACGGCTCCGCCGGCTCGTCCTGCGCCACCGGTGGCTCCAGCTGCGACACCCACGGTTCCGCGCGTCTCGCCGTCTTCCTCGGATTCTCGCGCGTCCTACCATTTTCTACTCGGCTATCAAGCGGAATTGGAGCAGGAGACGGAGCAGGCGATCAAGGAGTATCAGCTCGCGCTGCAGACAGATCCCTCGTCCAACTATCTGAAGGCCAGGCTGGCGGTCTTAAATTTTACGGCTGGTGATGTGCCGGCCGCCGTGCGTTTTGCCGACGAGGTCGCCGACGCGCCGGGGTTGGATGCGCAAATGCTTGGCCAGCTGGGCGGAATGTACGCCGCGGCCGGCAAGCCGGACAAGGCGTTGCGACTGTTCAATCGGGCCATCGAGCAAGAACCGCAACGCAGCGAGCATTTCTTTGCCAAGGGCCTGCTGCTGGCGAATCAAAAGCAATATGGCGAAGCCGAAGAGACGATTCGTTCGGGAATCAAGGTCAGCCCGGACTCGGCCGTCGGCTACTACTACCTTGGGCGCATTGGGGTTGAGGCGAGGGATTTCGACAAGGCTACGACACACTTCGAGCAGGCGGTGACGCTCAATCCCGCGTTTGAACCCGCATACGTCGCTCTGGGATCGGTGTATGAGGCCAAGCAGGATCGCGACAAGGCGATTGAGATCTATCGCCGCTATTTGCAGGGGGTGAATCCGAAGAACCGCGAAATCCGGCACCATCTGATCCGTCTGCAAGTGTCGGCCAAGCAGTATGACGAAGCATTGAGAGAGTTGCAGGAGATTCTGGCTGAAGATCCCGCCGACCTCGACGCGCAACTCAGAATGGGATTGGTGTATGGCGAGCAGAAAAATTATCCCAAGGCTATACAGCAATTAGCCCAGATTCTCACCGTGCGCCCCAACGAGCTCAAGGTTCGTGACTATTTGGGGTACCTCTACGAAGAAACCAAGGACTATTCCAATGCGATGGCGGCCTATCGTCATAACCTGTCGTTGGAGCCGTCCTATTTCGAAGGGCATTTGCATTTGGGCGTGCTGCTCTATCGGACGAAGCAATATCCTGAGGCCATTCAGCATTTGCGTGAAGCCAGTCGGCTGAATCCCAAACTGCCGGAAGCCCACATCGTCCTTGGGTTGTCGCATTTCCAAGTCGAAGAGTATGAACCCTCCCTGCAGGCATTCCTGGAGGGCATACGCCACAACCCCGACAACGCGGATCTACATTTCAACGCCGGCACGGCCTACGACAAGCTGAATCGTTTCGACGACGTCGTAAAATCGATGGAAACCACGCTTGCGTTGGATCCGCACCATGCCGACGCGTTGAATTATCTTGGCTACAGTTATGCCGAGCGCGGCGTCAAGATTGAGGAGGCGATCGCCTTGACGAAGCAGGCTGTCGCCCTCAGGCCGACCAACGGGTATTATGTCGATAGCCTGGCTTGGGCCTTCTTCAAGAAAGGACTCTTGACTGAAGCGCTTGCAGAAATGAAGCGGGCTGTGGCGCTAGTCGGCGATGATCCGGTGATTTATGAACACTTGGGTGAAATTCACCTGAAGCAGCAGCATCTCACCGACGGTCGGGAGGCGCTGCTCCATTCGCTGGAACTGGATCCCTCCAACGATAAGCTGATGCAGCGATTTCGTGACCTGGGCTTAGGGGATCCCTCCAAGGAAGAACGAATCCGTCAGGCCATTCGGCGTGTCTCCGAGCGCAAGGCCCTGCCACCGGTCCAGTAA
- a CDS encoding transglycosylase SLT domain-containing protein — MFGAGVRSLPLLSLCLLSLSWTALARAESPLPPQGEATAPTEATEPAEPANPLLIQEPDYMLDEEDRETAAEAEATESSTAVASEPSTEVPPAEALLQFKPLTGNTARFADLLTPPAEVIQEAAAEQRQESEGVPEYNVPIVLDPSVQGHIRFFNVSIRNRFEQWLIRLSHYRPLVDSIFTEFQLPSDLIYLSLVESGFNPHAYSRARAAGPWQFMKGTAKVYGLRVDSYVDERRDPVKSTVAAARYLRDLYDLFGTWPLAMAAYNAGEGKVMRALHTAQAESFSDIAKTRLIRRETKEYVPRFMAATIIAKNPDRYGFPQNDVRPHQFEEVVVRRPVHFKAIANVTGISYQELKVLNPELRRDATPPDDPEYHLKVPVGTREKVEQLLERAPTHKFPPMPVPVKGRHFKSDPDSGHWYKVRVGDSLEKIAKRFNISVKTLKSSNNLTGPTIKAGSRLVIAN, encoded by the coding sequence ATGTTCGGCGCTGGCGTTCGCTCGTTGCCGCTCCTCTCGCTGTGTCTGTTGTCATTGTCTTGGACAGCTCTTGCTCGGGCAGAATCGCCGCTCCCGCCTCAGGGTGAAGCCACCGCCCCCACCGAAGCGACAGAACCGGCCGAACCGGCCAATCCACTTCTCATCCAAGAGCCAGACTATATGTTGGATGAAGAGGATCGCGAGACCGCTGCGGAAGCTGAAGCCACTGAATCGTCAACGGCCGTTGCCAGCGAACCCTCGACGGAAGTCCCGCCGGCAGAGGCTCTGCTGCAATTCAAGCCGCTGACCGGCAACACCGCCCGCTTTGCCGACTTGCTGACGCCCCCGGCGGAGGTCATTCAAGAAGCGGCAGCCGAACAACGGCAGGAATCAGAAGGCGTCCCCGAATACAACGTGCCGATCGTCCTGGACCCCTCGGTGCAGGGCCACATTCGATTTTTTAATGTGTCCATTCGCAACCGGTTCGAGCAATGGCTCATCCGCCTCAGCCACTATCGCCCGCTGGTCGACAGCATCTTCACGGAATTCCAGCTGCCGAGCGATCTGATCTATTTGTCGTTGGTCGAAAGCGGATTCAACCCACACGCCTATTCGCGGGCGCGAGCAGCCGGGCCCTGGCAGTTCATGAAGGGAACGGCCAAAGTCTATGGGCTCCGTGTCGATAGCTATGTGGACGAACGGCGTGACCCTGTGAAATCGACCGTGGCCGCCGCGCGCTACCTGCGGGACCTGTATGATTTGTTTGGCACCTGGCCGTTGGCCATGGCGGCTTACAATGCCGGCGAAGGCAAAGTGATGCGGGCGCTGCATACGGCGCAGGCCGAGAGCTTCTCGGATATTGCCAAGACACGGCTCATTCGTCGCGAAACGAAGGAGTATGTGCCGCGTTTCATGGCTGCGACGATCATTGCCAAGAATCCTGATCGGTACGGGTTTCCTCAGAACGATGTCCGCCCCCATCAGTTCGAGGAAGTGGTCGTGCGGAGGCCCGTTCACTTCAAGGCGATCGCCAATGTGACCGGAATTTCCTATCAGGAATTGAAGGTGCTGAATCCAGAACTCCGACGTGATGCCACGCCTCCGGATGATCCCGAATATCACCTGAAGGTGCCGGTCGGCACCAGAGAAAAGGTGGAACAGCTCCTGGAGCGGGCTCCGACCCACAAATTTCCACCCATGCCGGTTCCGGTTAAGGGCCGACATTTCAAGAGCGATCCTGACTCCGGACATTGGTACAAAGTCCGTGTCGGCGACTCCTTGGAGAAAATCGCGAAGCGATTCAACATCTCCGTCAAGACCCTCAAGTCCAGCAACAACTTGACGGGCCCCACCATCAAGGCAGGGAGCCGCCTCGTCATTGCCAACTGA
- the dnaB gene encoding replicative DNA helicase, translated as MKSLSAVDLTAPRLPPQNLEAEQSVLGAILLDNTAMAKAMEVLTDQEFYRTAHRKIYQAMLELSDRGEVIDQITLTECLKGRSELDAVGGSAYLAELVQVVPTAANIRYHSKIVRDKALLRGLIETSTEVITRGYDGTAAVDELLDFAERSVFGLAQGKLDRSFTQVNQIIKESLDVVDKLSKRKERVTGVPTGYIDLDDLTAGLQPSDLIIVAGRPSMGKTSLALGMAQHAALHAGTVVGIFSLEMSKPQLVLRMLSSEARVDSHALRTGRLQKEDWWRLAEAAGKLEQAPIFIDDSGAVTVQQMRGKARRLKAERGLDLLIVDYLQLMQGKSDSESRQQEISDISRSLKSLAKELNVPVIALSQLSRAVEARKPPVPMLADLRESGAIEQDADVVMFIYREEVYEPATERKGIADILVSKHRNGPIGKRELFFHDRFAKFENLETREVV; from the coding sequence ATGAAATCCTTGTCCGCCGTCGATCTCACGGCTCCCAGGCTGCCCCCGCAAAACCTTGAGGCGGAGCAATCCGTGCTCGGGGCGATTTTGTTGGATAACACAGCCATGGCCAAGGCCATGGAAGTCCTGACGGATCAGGAGTTTTACCGGACTGCGCACCGCAAGATTTACCAGGCCATGCTGGAGCTATCCGATCGCGGCGAAGTCATCGATCAGATCACGCTGACCGAATGCCTGAAGGGACGGTCGGAGCTCGACGCGGTGGGAGGATCGGCCTATCTGGCGGAGTTGGTGCAAGTCGTTCCGACGGCGGCCAACATCCGCTATCACAGCAAGATCGTCCGCGACAAGGCATTGTTGCGGGGCTTGATTGAAACGTCCACGGAAGTCATCACCCGAGGGTATGACGGCACCGCCGCCGTCGATGAACTGCTCGATTTTGCCGAACGCTCCGTCTTTGGCCTTGCGCAAGGCAAGCTGGACCGCTCATTCACGCAGGTGAATCAGATCATCAAGGAAAGCCTTGATGTCGTGGACAAGCTGTCCAAGCGGAAAGAACGTGTCACCGGCGTGCCGACCGGATACATCGACCTGGATGATCTGACCGCGGGTTTGCAACCGTCGGATTTGATCATCGTGGCCGGCCGTCCGAGTATGGGCAAGACCAGCCTGGCGCTCGGCATGGCCCAGCATGCGGCCCTGCATGCCGGCACCGTGGTCGGGATTTTTAGCCTCGAAATGTCGAAACCGCAGCTCGTCCTTCGCATGTTGAGCTCCGAGGCCCGCGTGGATTCGCACGCGCTGCGGACCGGCAGACTGCAAAAGGAAGATTGGTGGCGGTTGGCCGAAGCGGCCGGCAAGCTGGAGCAGGCGCCGATTTTCATCGACGATTCGGGTGCAGTGACCGTGCAGCAGATGCGTGGCAAGGCCAGGCGGCTGAAGGCCGAACGTGGCCTCGACCTCCTGATCGTCGACTATCTCCAGTTGATGCAGGGGAAGAGCGATTCCGAATCGCGGCAGCAGGAAATTTCCGACATTTCACGTTCCTTGAAGAGTCTCGCCAAGGAGCTCAATGTGCCGGTCATCGCCTTGTCGCAGTTGAGCCGTGCGGTTGAGGCCAGAAAACCGCCGGTGCCGATGCTGGCCGACTTGCGCGAGAGCGGCGCCATCGAGCAAGACGCCGACGTGGTGATGTTCATTTATCGCGAAGAGGTCTATGAGCCCGCGACCGAACGAAAGGGCATCGCCGATATTCTGGTCAGTAAACATCGCAACGGTCCCATCGGCAAGCGAGAGCTGTTCTTTCACGATCGTTTTGCCAAATTTGAGAACCTCGAGACTCGTGAGGTCGTTTGA
- a CDS encoding phosphoglycerate dehydrogenase yields MKILVSDSLSKQGVEVLEKAGFTVVVKTKLPKEELLKEIKDADGLIVRSGTKVTAEVIAAAERLKVVGRAGSGLDNVDTPAATRRGIVVMNTPGGNTVTTAEHTMAMIFSMSRRIPQATASTKGGKWEKEKFMGVELYNKILGIVGVGQIGGYLTKLAQGVGMQVIAYDPYLAPERAEKMGVSIVDLDELFRRADVISVHTPLTPETKSLINAQAIAKMKTGVMIANCARGGIVHEGDLCEALKSKKVAAAAFDVFEDEPVKADNPLLGLDNFICSPHIGASTTEAQENVAVGIAEQIVEYFTKGIARGAVNIPSVSPELLPQLQPYLSLGERVGLLQSQLLEGSLERLTVEYSGEVAGLTVAPLTIAVLKGLLTPILEDPVNYVNAPVVAKERGIEVKEVKISDAGDFTSVIRVRVEGGKKSHQVAGTLYHRKDPRIIEIDQFKVEVVPDNHLLLILNEDRPGVIGTVGHILGDHNINIARMQCSREERGGNALLIFGLDAPLPTSVLDQITNSKHILSVKVADLSKGL; encoded by the coding sequence ATGAAAATCTTGGTCAGCGATAGTCTGTCGAAGCAGGGCGTAGAGGTATTGGAAAAGGCCGGCTTTACGGTGGTGGTGAAAACCAAGCTGCCGAAAGAAGAACTGCTGAAAGAAATCAAGGATGCAGATGGACTGATCGTCAGATCCGGGACGAAAGTGACGGCGGAAGTCATCGCTGCTGCTGAACGCTTGAAGGTCGTCGGGCGCGCCGGCTCCGGGCTAGACAACGTCGATACGCCCGCCGCAACGCGTCGCGGCATTGTGGTCATGAATACCCCGGGTGGGAACACCGTGACCACCGCCGAACACACGATGGCCATGATTTTCTCGATGTCGCGTCGCATTCCCCAAGCCACCGCCTCGACCAAGGGCGGCAAGTGGGAAAAAGAAAAATTCATGGGCGTGGAGCTGTACAACAAGATCCTTGGCATCGTCGGGGTCGGGCAGATCGGCGGCTATCTCACGAAGCTTGCTCAGGGAGTCGGGATGCAGGTGATTGCCTACGATCCCTACTTGGCTCCCGAGCGGGCGGAGAAGATGGGGGTCAGCATTGTTGATCTGGATGAACTTTTCCGGCGGGCCGATGTGATCTCAGTGCATACGCCGTTGACACCAGAAACCAAATCGCTCATCAATGCGCAGGCGATCGCCAAAATGAAGACGGGCGTCATGATCGCCAACTGCGCCCGCGGCGGAATTGTGCATGAAGGTGATCTCTGCGAGGCGCTGAAATCCAAGAAAGTCGCCGCGGCGGCATTCGACGTGTTTGAAGATGAGCCAGTGAAGGCGGACAATCCGCTGCTGGGATTGGACAATTTTATTTGCTCGCCGCACATCGGGGCATCCACGACCGAAGCGCAGGAAAACGTGGCCGTTGGCATTGCCGAGCAAATCGTTGAATATTTCACCAAGGGAATTGCTCGTGGTGCGGTCAACATTCCTTCTGTGTCACCGGAGTTGTTGCCGCAGCTCCAGCCCTATCTCTCGCTCGGCGAGCGTGTCGGCCTCTTGCAGTCACAATTGCTTGAAGGCAGCTTAGAACGGTTGACCGTGGAGTATAGCGGCGAGGTCGCCGGGTTGACGGTCGCGCCCTTGACGATTGCCGTGCTGAAGGGACTCCTGACGCCCATCCTCGAAGACCCGGTCAACTATGTGAACGCGCCCGTGGTGGCCAAAGAACGCGGCATCGAAGTCAAAGAGGTGAAGATCAGCGATGCCGGCGATTTCACCAGCGTGATTCGGGTGCGCGTCGAAGGCGGGAAAAAGTCCCATCAAGTCGCGGGGACCCTGTATCATCGAAAGGATCCGCGCATCATCGAAATCGATCAATTCAAGGTCGAAGTGGTTCCCGACAACCATTTGTTGTTGATCTTGAATGAAGATCGTCCTGGTGTGATCGGCACGGTCGGGCATATTCTCGGCGATCACAACATCAACATTGCGCGCATGCAGTGTTCACGGGAAGAGCGGGGCGGGAACGCTTTGTTGATCTTCGGCCTTGATGCCCCGCTTCCGACATCCGTCCTCGATCAAATTACGAACAGCAAACACATCCTTTCCGTGAAGGTCGCCGACCTGTCGAAAGGGTTGTAA
- the hisZ gene encoding ATP phosphoribosyltransferase regulatory subunit, producing MGSRSLKASSPSTSLVAGRERSLIPVGMSTILPDAARRIRRLEDTLLAVLAKAGYDEIILPMFEYFDVLAPGLEPELIEKCYQLVDRTTGRLMLLRPDATAQIARTVAMGMMGDRLPLRLCYRTSVFRYEREHAGRDREIFQVGAELIGVDGVAGDAEVLTLLLECLTQVKLAAFKVAVGHVGFFTALLVRSGLSPEGQKRVELAAARKDRPLLEELLARDGVAKSTAHMILEVLELCGGPEVLTRGRKLVGRDRRLLTPLERLAQVYERLDASRQASVLIDLGEFRGFEYYDGIVFDVFAPGIGAELGGGGRYDHLMGRFGRTAASTGFALDVDRVFRAIDSSDERLLPASTESRTKRQSQVAIPSRQAGRRT from the coding sequence ATGGGCTCCCGTTCGTTGAAGGCCTCGTCGCCCTCCACTTCGCTGGTGGCTGGTCGGGAACGGTCGCTCATTCCAGTTGGGATGAGCACCATTCTGCCGGACGCCGCGCGCCGGATTCGTCGTCTTGAGGACACGCTCCTTGCCGTGCTGGCCAAGGCCGGCTACGACGAAATTATCCTGCCGATGTTCGAGTATTTTGACGTCCTCGCCCCGGGCCTCGAACCGGAACTGATCGAAAAATGCTACCAGCTCGTCGATCGGACTACCGGCCGCCTGATGCTGCTGCGACCGGATGCGACGGCCCAGATTGCCAGAACCGTGGCGATGGGCATGATGGGGGATCGACTCCCGCTACGGCTCTGCTACCGGACATCGGTGTTTCGGTACGAGCGTGAACATGCCGGACGCGACCGTGAAATTTTTCAGGTCGGGGCTGAACTCATCGGCGTCGATGGCGTGGCTGGTGATGCCGAGGTATTGACGCTGCTGCTGGAATGCTTGACGCAAGTGAAGCTCGCGGCGTTCAAGGTAGCGGTGGGTCATGTCGGCTTCTTCACGGCGTTATTGGTCCGCTCCGGCTTGTCGCCGGAAGGACAGAAGCGTGTGGAGCTGGCGGCTGCACGAAAGGACAGGCCGTTGCTGGAGGAATTGCTGGCGCGGGACGGCGTCGCCAAATCAACCGCGCACATGATTCTTGAGGTGCTGGAATTGTGTGGCGGCCCTGAAGTGCTGACTCGTGGGCGCAAGCTGGTCGGACGTGACCGGCGGTTGCTCACGCCGCTCGAACGACTGGCGCAGGTGTATGAGCGACTCGACGCATCCAGGCAAGCGTCGGTGCTGATCGACCTGGGGGAATTCCGCGGCTTTGAATATTATGATGGGATCGTGTTCGATGTGTTCGCGCCAGGCATCGGAGCGGAACTGGGCGGCGGCGGCCGGTACGATCATTTGATGGGACGGTTTGGTCGCACTGCTGCCTCCACCGGATTTGCCTTGGATGTCGATCGAGTTTTCCGTGCCATTGATTCCTCCGACGAACGTCTGCTGCCCGCCTCGACTGAATCCAGAACAAAGCGCCAGAGCCAGGTCGCAATTCCTTCCAGGCAGGCGGGGAGACGAACATGA